The genomic window ACAGCACGATCAGCGGCACCACACCCAGCAGGGCGCCGAGCATGACTGCGCCCTTGTCCGGGGAGAAGTAGCTCATCATGCCGAACAGCCCCAGTGTCACCGGCTTGAGCTCCTGCGACGAGACCATCAGGAGGGGCAGCAGGAAGTTGTTCCACGTGGCGACGAACACGAACAGGAAGATGGTCACCATGGCCGGCGCGAGCAGGCGCATCACGATGGTGAAGAAGATGCGGATCTCCCCCGCTCCGTCGATGCGCGCCGCCTCCAGCAGCTCCGTCGGCACCGACTGGGCGTACACCATGCCGAGGAACACGCCGAAGGGCGACACCGCGGACGGGATGATGATCGCCCACACCGTGTCGACCAGACCCAGCGCGTGGAACTCCAGATACAGCGGCACCGTCAGCAGCGCGACCGGCATGAGCAGGCCCGCCATGATGGCACCCACCGCGATCTTCTTGCCCGGGAAGGAGAACTTGGCGATGGCATATCCCGCCATCACCGCGAAGAGCGTTCCGATGACGCCTGCCGTCACCGAGTAGAAGATCGAGTTGCCGACCCACCGCCAGAACATGCCCTGGGTCCAGGACATGAGGCTGTCGTAGTTGGCGCCGAGGTTCCATTCGGCGAACCAGAACCCGAAGGTCGACGTCAGGTCGCGGTTGTTCTTCGTGGCGGCGATGAGCAGCCAGTACACCGGGCCGAGGAAGTAGATCGCGGCGACGACCAGGGCGGTGATGCCGGCGATCTTGCCGCGCAGCGTGGGCAGCGCGTTCTTGGGGGGAAGGTCGACCTCGACCTCGCGGGCGCGCCGTCTGCCGGTGCGGATCGCGGTGGTCATGAGTTTCCTCCCTTACGGCGCTGCAGCAGCGCGTAGACGATGGCCAGCACGCCGGCGATGACGGCCATGAGCAGCGAGTAGGCCGATGCGATCCCCGTGCCCGAGGGCGAGGCCGCCCCGAGCAGCGAGTTGTAGGTGAGCATCATCGGCGTGTAACCCTTGCCCATCCACGGGTTCTGGCTCTCCATCACGGTGGGCTCGTTGAAGAGCTGGATGGTGCCGATGATCGACAGCAGCACCGCCAGCAGCGCGGCTCCGCGCACCAGGGGCACCTTGATCTTGACCGCGATCTGCCAGCCGCTCGCGCCGTCGATGCGCGCGGCCTCGTAGAGCTCCCGCGGCGCGGCCTGCAGCGCCGCGAGGAAGATGAGCATGTTGTAGCCGGTGTAGGTCCAGGTCGTCATGTTCCCCATCGAGAACAGGATCGTCCCCGGCGCCATGAAGTCCGTCCCCTCGGGGAGGTACGGCATGAACGGCGACACCTCGGGCGTGTAGAGATACAGCCACATCATCGCGGCGATCACACCCGGGATGGCGTAGGGGAGGAAGAAAGCAAGGCGGAAGAAGCCGGGGCGGCGGACGATGAACGAGTCCAGGAGCAGTGCGAGCCCCAGTGCGGCGATCGTCATCACCGGGATCTGCACGAGGCCGTAGAGCACGACCCTGCCCATACCGGCCCAGAACGTCTGGTTGGCGATGGCTATGGCGAAGTTGTCGAAGCCCACGAAGGTCTCTACGAGCTCCCCGCCGCCGTACAGGCCCTCGCCCGACGGGACTTCGGAGAACATCGACGCGCGGATCGACACGACGATCGGCACGACGAAGACGACGACGAACAGGATCGCGAAGGGGGCGAGGAACAGCCACCCGGTCACGGCCTCGCGACGGCTGCCGCCGCGTCGGCCCCGCTCCTTTCGCGTCGGCGGGGTCGCGCGGACCTTCGCTGCCGCTGCGGCCACGGTGGGCGGGGTGGTCAGTGTCATCTCATCGTCTTTCCAGTGCAGGAGCCGGCGGAGTGCACGGGGCGTCCATGCGCTCCGCCGGCTCAGCGGTTGTCAGCGAGGTGCGTCAGTCCGCGACAGGCAGACCCAGGTCGTTCAGCGCCGCGACCGCGTCGTTCTGGCCGGTCGTGAAGATGTCCGCGACGGTGGCTCCGCCCGACGCGACGGCCGAAGCGGTCTCGTTCATGGTGGTCAGCGAGGCGAATCCGGGGGCGTAGACGAACTCGGGGTTCATACGAGCGGATGCCGTGGCGAGCTCGGCCAGCACGTCCTGGCCGCCGAACTGACGCAGCATCTTCTCGCTGGTCTCCGGCGTGCCGTTGGCGGCGACGACGAGGCCCTGCGACGCGAGGTCGTCGATCTGGGTGTTGAACCAGCCGTTGAAGGCCATGGCCTCGGCCGGGTGCTCGCAGCCCGAGAGCACGGCGACGCCGGAGCCACCGTCGGGGCCCGAGAGCTCGCCTGCTCCGAAGTCGGGCAGCTGGGCGACGCGCCACTGGCCCTCGGCCGGCGTGCCGTCGAGCGAGTCGAGCATGAAGCCGGCCTCCCACGCCGCGCCGATGTGGCCGATGAGGGTGCTGTTGTTGACGGCCTGCGTGAACCCTTCGCCCCAGCGCTCGGTGACGAGGGCGTCCTGCCCGTCGATGAGTCCCTGCCAGAAGCCGGCGACCCGCTGGCTTCCGGCGCCCTCGACGTCGACGCTCCAGGCGTCACCCGAGGTGTCGAACCAGGCATCACCGGCGGCGGCGGACTGGGCCGACAGCCAGTTGAGGCCTTCGTCGGGCGTGAAGGCGGCGAGGTACTTGCCCGCGTCGGCGGCGACGGCAGCGCTGGCCGAGAGCTCCTCGATCGTGGTCGGGACCGTGAGCCCGAGGTTCTCGAGCTCTGCCTGGTTGTAGTAGTAGACGAGGGGGCCGGTGTCCTGCGGCAGACCCACGACCGCGTCGCCGACGGTCATCATTGCGTACGCACCGGCGCCGAAGTCGTCCTTGTAGTCCCCCGCGTGCTCTGCGACGTCTTCGAGCAGCCCCTTGACGAACAGCTGCGGCACCTCGGAGTACCCGACCTGTGCCAGGCAGGGGCCGTTGCCCGCCTTGACATCGGTCTCGAGCTTGAGGATCAGGTCGCTGGCGGCACCGTCGAACTTGGTGGCGCTGACCTGGATGCCGGGGTTCTCGGCGTTCCAGCGCTCGACGATGTCGGCGACGGCGGTCATGCCCTCACCGTCGGGGAGGCGATGGATGTAGCTGAGCTCCACCACGTCGTCGGACGAGCCCGCCGTCGTGCCGGTGCCGGTGCCGCCGCTGCTGCAGGCGGCGAGTGCGACGGCGGACAGAGCCGCCAGTGCTGTGACGGCGACGGGACGTCCGGCGCGGAACTTCGATGTCATGTGATCGCTCCCCTTCGAGGATGCCGCACCGATGTCGAGCGGCGTTGCTTCCATCGGCGGCAGCTGCGAGATCATGCGTTCGCCATCTCCGTCGATGAGATGGATGTTTGCGTTCACACTACCCCCACTCCGCCTATGATCAAGTCACGGATCGATTCCATCGACAGCCGTTGCTCACCGCGAACACTGGCCGCTACAGGAGTGAAGATGCTCACCATCGTCCCCCGCCCCCGCACGCTGCGCATGTCGCCGGACGAGGAGGCGCTCACCCTCGGCACGACGCCGGGCATCGCGGCGGCCGGAGCGGCTCGACCGGTGGCCGAGCTGCTGGCAGCGTCCCTCCGCGGCCGGGGAGCGGCGCCCTCCGTCGTGGACGCGGACGATGCGGCGGTCATCGTGCTCGAACTGACCGGGCCCGATGGCTCCCGCGGCGCCTCGGACGACCACATCGCGGATGAGTCGTACACCCTCGACATCACCTCCGCTGCGATCACCGTCTCGGCGCCCGAGCGGGCAGGGCTCTTCCGCGGCACGCAGACGCTGCTGCAGCTGCTGCCGGTCGATCTGGCCGCCTCCGCTCAGCTGCCCGTGCTGCACGTCGACGATGCCCCTCGTTTCGGGTACCGCGGGGTCATGCTCGACGTGGTGCGCCATTTCTTCCCCGTCGCCGACGTGCTGAAGCTCATCGACGCCCTGGCGCTGCTGAAGATCAACGTGCTGCACCTGCATCTCACCGACGACCAGGGGTGGCGCATCCAGATCGACAGCTGGCCCGACCTGACCGCGGTCGGCGCAGCCGGCGCGGTAGGCGACGCCCCGGGCGGCTTCTACACGAAGGATGACCTCGGCCGCATCATCGCCTACGCCGCCGAGCGCTTCATCACCTCGGTTCCCGAGATCGACCTGCCCGGACACACCAACGCGGCGCTGCACGCCTACCCCGAACTCAACGCCGACGGCGTCGCCCGGGAGGCCTACCACGGCATCGAGGTGGGATTCTCGTCACTGAGCGCTTCACCTGAGCGCGCGGAGGTGACCGATCGATTCCTTCGCGACGTGCTCGGCGAGGTCGCCGCGCTCACGCCCGGTCCGTGGCTGCACGTCGGAGGCGACGAATCCTGGTCGACATCGGCGGAGGACTATCGCGATCTCGTCCGGCGCATCACGGCAGCCGCCGCCGCCACCGGAAAGCGCGTCATCGGCTGGCACGAGATCGGTTCGTGCGATGACCTCCCCGCCGGGACCGTCGCGCAGTACTGGAGCTATCTGCAGCCGGTGGCGCCGGCCGCAGACCAGGTGCGCGCGGTGGTCGCCCACGGCGGTCAGGTGATCATGTCGCCGGCCGACGTCGCGTACCTCGACATCCGGTACCCCGAGGATCTCCCCACGCCCGGCGGCTACGCGCTCGGGCTGGACTGGGCCGACGGACCGACGTCTTTCGCCGCCGCGTACGGATGGGAGCCCACGGCGATCGTCGAGGGTCTCGCGGAATCCGACATCCTCGGCGTCGAGTCTCCACTGTGGACCGAGACGGCGCTCACGATCGCCGACGTCGAGCACCTGGCGTTCCCCCGCGCTGCTGCGCTCGCCGAGGTCGGCTGGTCGGCCGCCGGCGACCGTGACCCGGCGGAGTTCGCTGAGCGCGTCGCGTCGCTCGGACCCGGCTGGGACGCCACCGGCATCCGCTACGCCCGGCTGAGCGAGGTGCCCTGGCGCGGGTGACGGGCGGGCACGCTGCGCTGCGCATAGCCGGCTCCGACTGCCGGGGTGAACAGCGCCGGCAGACTCAGCGATCCCGTGCGGGAGACCTGATCGGCGAGGTCCCGGATCCGCCGCGGGTCCAGCGCAGCGGGCTCCGGCGAGTCGAACAGGAACCGCAGGGCGATGCTCGGCGCGATCCACAGGGTCGTGCGCCCGGAGGGGCTGTGCTCATCGTGCGGCCAGGCGACGGTGAAGCTCTCGCCCCGCCGCAGCTTGGTCAACATCACGACCTTGAGGTGCGCAAGCAACACGTCGTCGATGTGCACGGGTGAATCGGCGGTCCCGTAATACAGCATGCCCATGGCGCTCTCCAAACCATCGCGGATCAGGTCGCGGAGAGTGTGCAAAGAAGGCGATTGGACGAGCGATTCGGGGTGCTGGTGTGACGGCGATTGAGCGGCGTCTGCGGGACCTGTTGTCCTCACACTAGGCGCTGCGGAACCAGGCAGGGCGGACACGAGCCGGATCCACGTGAGGAGTCTCTCATCCGGATGCCGCGGTGCGCCGGCAGCACTGTGAGCGCACCCGGGAGAGGTTCGTCGTGCCGGGGCCTCAGCCCCGCCCGTCCCCCTCGTGCTCCAGGCGGATGCGACGCCCTTCCGCGACGTCCTCGCGCTCCTTCTCGGCACGCTTGTCGCTCTTGCGGGTGTCTCGCGCCGGCAGCTGGATGTTCTCCTCCGCCGCGATGCCGCCCTGCAGCTGCCGGCCACGCTCGAGCTCGGCGTCGAATTCGGCTCCGAACAGGAGAGCCAGGTTCGCGATCCAGAGCCACAGCAGGAAGATGATCACCCCGGCGAGGGACCCGTACGTGCGGTCGTAGTTGGAGAAGTTCGCGACGTAGAGTCCGAACCCGAGCGTCCCCAGCGCCAGCACGACGATCGCCAGCAGCGCCCCCATGCTGACCCAGCGGAACTTGGGCTGCTTGGCGTTGGGGGTGGCGTAGTACAGCACCGCGACGAGGAAGACCACGATCAGCAGCAGCACCGGCCACTTCGCGATGTCCCAGGCCAGACGCACGCCTTCACCGAGGCCGAGCGCGCCGCCGACCGCGTCGGCGACGTCACCGGAGAGGACGAGACCGATCGCGACGAGGGTCAACGAGACGACGGCGATGATCGTGACCACGAGCTGCATCGGACGCAGCTTCCAGAAGGGCCGCCCCTCCTCGATCTCGTAGATGCGGTTCATGGCCCGGCTGAAGGCTCCGACATACCCCGAGGCCGACCACAGCGCCACCAGGATGCCGATGATCAGGGCGAGCCCGGCGCCGGGGGCCGCGGACAGCTGCTCGACGGGGCCGCGGAGCGCGTCGGCGGTGCCGCCGGGGGCCACGTCCTCGACGATGCCGAGCACCGCGTCGGCGGCGGCGCCGCTCTGGCCGACGACGCCCAGGAGCGAGAAGATCGCGATGAGCGCCGGGAAGATCGCCAGCACCGCGTAGTAGGTGAGTCCCGCCGCGGCATCCACGCACCCGTCGGCGGTGAACTCCCTGATGGTCTTGCCGAGAACGTATTTCCAGGAGCGTTTGCTGATCTCGGTGGGCTTGTCCGGCTTGTCCGCCTTGTCGGGGTGTGGCGCGTCGGTGCGGGTGTTCTGCTGCTGGCTCACTGTTGCCGTCCTTCCGTGGTGCAGGGCGCCCTGGGGCGAGGCCCGTCCAGCAGTATCCGCACGAGCGGCCCCGCCGTGCAGGTGGTTGCCAAGCCCGATGCCGTGTGCTCTCCCCCAGGGCCGCGAACGCCTAGGCGATCCCCCTCCGCCCGGCAAGCCCGTTGGCACGCATCGCCGCACGCCGGCTACTGGAAGCATGACGAAAGCAGCGCGTACGGCCCGGGCGGCCCACCGAGTGGTTGTGATCGGCGGGGGCAACGCCGGCCTGAGCGCGGCGGGGCGGCTGCGACGGGCCGGGGTGCGGCAGGTCACCGTCGTCGAACCGCGCGGGACGCACATCTTCGCGCCGCTGCAGTCGCACATCGCGGGAGGCCGCGCGCGGGTGGCCGACGCGGTGCGCCCGCAGGCGAAGGTCACGCCGCGCGGCGTCCGGTGGGTGCAGGATTCCGCCACCGCGATCGACACGGAACGCCACGTGGTGCAGGTCGCCGGCGGCGCGGAGCTGCCCTACGACGATCTCGTGATCTGCCCCGGCATCCGCATGCTCTGGGACGCCGTCCCCGGGCTCGCCGAAGCCATGCAGACCGAGGCCGGCATCTCGAACTACGACCTGGATCTCGCGCGCAAGGCATCGCCGGCGCTGCGGGACGTGACCGGCGGCACGGTGGTGTTCGTGCAGTCGCCGAGCCCGGCATCCTGCGCCGCCGCCGCGCAGAAGCCGATGTACCTCGCCTGCGACTGGTGGCGTGACCGCGGTGTGCTCGCCGACATCCGCGTCGTCTTCGTCACCCCCGAGCCCGAGCTCTTCCACGTCGCCGAGGTCGACGCCGAGCTGCGGCGAAAGGTCGCCGAGTACGGGATCGAGGTGCGCCGGGGGACCGATCTTGCGAGCGTGGATGCCGGCGCGCGCACCGTGACCCTCGCGCACGGCGGCCGGGAAGAGGTACTGGGCTACGACCTGCTGCACGCGGAGCCGCCGCAGGGGCCGCCGGCCTGGCTGGAGACCTCGGGACTCACCGACGCCCGCGGATACGTGGACATCGATCCCGAGACGCTGCGCTCACGCCGAGTGCCGACCGTGTGGTCACTGGGCGATGCCGCCGAGACGCAGACGCCCCGTTCGGGCGGAGCGATCCGCACCCAGAGCACCGTGCTGGTCGACAACCTGCTCGCCGCGCTCGAGGGACGGCCGCTGCCTGCCCGGTACGACGGCTACTCGGTGTGCCCCTTCACCGTCTCGCGCGACACCGTGGTGTTCGCGGAGTTCGACCGCGACGGTGACCCGGAGCCGACCCTGCCCTGGTGGAAGGGGTCGATGCGGGAAAGCCGCCTGACGTGGATCCTCGACCGCTACGTGCTGCCCTGGGTCTACTGGAACCTCATCGTCAAGGGTCGCGCGTAAGGCGGAGGTCAGCGGCCAGATGGCGCACGAGAAGCGGCAGAAGGGCGAGCGCGATGAACCCCGAGATCAGCTTGTCCATCAGCGACGTGATGATGTTCGACGAGAACACCGCCGCCCAGAACTGGTGCCCGATGGCCACGAGGTTGCCCGACAGCGTTCGGGCGCCCGCGTTGATCGAGAACCCGCCGTAAACGAGCATGATCAGCAGCGTCGCCACGAGCGTGCAGCACACGCCGACGAGCAGGCTGAGCACGAGGACGCGCGAGGGAGAGCGCCCCATTCGCCACTGCCGCACGCCGTATCCCCAGACCAGGGCACCGGCGATGTTGACGACGGTGAACGGGATTCCCACGAGGGTCCATTCGAAGAGCGCGAACAATCCGTGCGTGAGGATCGCGACGGCGACGCCGTACCAGGGACCCAGCGCGACCGAGACGATCGCGGTGCCCACCATGTCGAGATACAGCGGCAGCCCGAGTGTGCGGACGAAGATCGATCCCGCCATGTTGGCGGCGACCCCCAGCGCGACGATGAGCGTGCTGGCCAGCAGGAACGAACGGACGACGGGACGGGACGCGACGGGCGGGATCGCGGCTTCGTCTCTCGGGGCCGGGACGGGTTGCGCAGGGGCGGGGGCGGGTTCGGCTTCGGGAGGACTGGCCGGGGTGGCTGGGGTGGCTGGGCCGACCTCTTCGGCCCGGGCACGCACGCAGTAATCCCGCCAGTACGCCGCCCGCTCGGCATCCTCGCCCAGAACGGTCGCGATGTCCGCCACCAGCCGTGCGTTGATGCGGCGCCGGCCGGCACGGAAGGCATCGTAGACGGTGGAGCGTCCGACGTAGGCGGCGGCCTCGCTCATTCCGCGGGCCTCCCGCAGCCGGCGCACCCGCTCCGCGATCTGCGCGTAGCTGACGTCGCCGGCCGTGAGCCTGAGCAGCTGGAAGTCCGCGACGAACCGGTCCATGAGGCTCCCCGATGGGAGCTGGTCGTTCGTGTGCACTCGCCCCTCCCCAGAGCTCGCGGGCGACGGCCGGCTGCTGAGGAGCATAGCGCGCGGACGCGGGACGCTCGGCTGCGCAGATCGTGGTTCCGGGACCGTCCGGGAACGTCCGGGAACCGCTGCCGGCGCCGTCCGGTTGACCACGCGGCGGTAACTTGGCATTCACTCACCCGCCACCCGACGGGGCCCGACAGCGTCGGCGCACCGACAGGGAGAAGAGACACCCAGGGGGACTGGCAGTCTCGCGGGAGGAGCAGGTGGCCGGGGTGTACCCCGACGAAGCTGTGGCGCTGGGGGGCGCTGTTCCGGCTTCAGTCGAGGGTCAGGCACTCCGGCCACCCCACTTCGGCGTCGGCGTGGAGTCCACGACCTCTACGCTGGAGGGCTATGCGCGAACTGACCCGGGGATTGGGCGATCTGGCCGGCGGCTTCGGGCTCTGGCGTCGACGGCCCGGGCTGATGGCGCTCGGCCTCGTGCCCGCCGCCATCGTGGGCGCGCTGTTGCTCGCGGGCCTGGTGACGCTGGCGCTCTTCCTGCCGACGATCGCCGAGGCCCTCACCCCGTTCGCCGACGGATGGCCGGCCGTGTGGCTCACAGTGGTGCGTTTCGCGGCGGGCACCGCGGTGTTCGCAGCCGCACTGGTGGTCGTCGCGGTGACGTTCACGGCCCTCACCCTGATCGTCGGCGAGCCGTTCTACGACCGCATCTGGCGAGCGGTCGAAGCCGAGGCCGGCAGCGAAGGGCTGGACGCGCCGTATGGATTCTGGCGGTCCGCCGCCGATTCGCTCGCCCTTGTCGTCCGCGGGCTGGGCGTCGCCGTCCTCGCGGCGCTCGGCGGACTGGTGCCCGTCGTCGGAGCGCCGCTGGGCGCGGCGACGGGCATCGTGCTCACCGGATGGCTGCTCGCCGACGAGCTGACGGCACGGGCGCTCGCGGCCCGCGGGATCGACCGACGCTCGCGGCGACGTCTGCTGCGCGCACAGCGGGGGCGCACCCTCGGATTCGGGATCGCCACCCAGCTGTGCTTCCTGGTGCCGCTGGGCGCCGTCGCCGTCATGCCGGCAGCCGTGGCCGGATCGACGACGCTCGCGCAGTCCCTGCTCAGCGGCGGGGCGACCCGTCCGTCGTCCGTTACCGCACACTGAGCGGCGCGCGCAAGGGCAGCTCTCCCCATCGGGGTCCGAGGCTTGCGCACGCTACGGTGGCGCTGATCCGCGGCACGGACGCCGCGGCGGAACCCGGGGGGAAGACGACATGAGCACGGAGACGACCACGCCCGCTCAGCCTGCTGCCGGCTCGACCGGCCTGCCGAGCGCGCCGAAGAAGAAGGTGCCGTGGTGGGTGTGGGCACTCACCGGCGTCGTGGCCCTGGCACTGGTGATCGGCGTCGTCTGGTTCGCAACCCAGGGCGCCGACGATGACGCCGACGACGCCGGCGTCGGCCCGGCCCCGGCCGCTGTGGAAGAGGATGAGCCGGAGGAGGATGCCGACGCCCCCGTGGAGCGCGAGGAGTTCACCGGCACCGGCGACATGGTCGTCCCGGTCGCCATCGACAAGGCCGCCCTGGTGTCCTTCACCTGCGAGGACTGCACCAGCAACGTCCTCGTGACCTCCGACGCCGAGGAGGGGCTGATCGCGAACAGCATCGGCGCGTACACCGGCTCGCGCCTGGTGAACATGGCGGAGGGATCCGCAGTGACGGAGATCACCGTCGAGGCCGACGGCACCTGGGAGCTCGTCGTGGACGATGTCGAGAACGCACCGAGCTTCGACGGCGCCGTGACCGGCACGGGCGACCAGGCGTTCTGGATGACCGGCGAGTTCGAGTCGGTGGCCTTCGTCAACGGCGACCAGCGAGGCAACCACGCCGTCTGGGCCTACCGCAACGGCATGACCAACCCCCTCATCTTCAACGGCATCGGACCTGCAGACGACACCGCTGAGATGACGGGCCCGGCCCTGGTGCAGGTGTCCTCGAGGGCCGAATGGACCCTGACGCCGCAGTGACCCGATGACACGGTCACCCGCGCTCAGCGACATCCGCTTCTGTGGAGAGGGCATCGCGCAGCTGGGCGCGGGTGGTCACCCCGAGCTTGGGGAAGATGCGGTAGAGGTGACCTCCGACGGTGCGTGGTGAGAGGTAGAGCCGCCCGCCGATCTCCTTGTTCGACAGCCCCCCGGCGGCGAGCTCTGCAATCCGCGCCTCCTGCTCGGTGAGGTCGGCCACCCCGACCGCGACCTCGCGGCTGCACGCGCGCAACTCGCGCCGCACGCGCGGCAGCCAGGCGCCGGCCTGCACGCTCATGAGGTCCAACTCCACCCTCAGCAGATGGCGTCGCGCTTCGGCCGTGCGGCGGGCAGCTCGCAGCCTCTCGGCATAGACCAGACGCAGCCGCGCGGATTCATAGACGAACGGCAGCGATTCGGATCTCTCCAGCAGCTCTTCGGCCGGCGTCAGCGTGCGTCGCGCCGCGATCACGGCATCGCACGCGGCGAGCACGAACGCCGCGCGCTCCGACGGCTGCTGCGGCAGGACCGCGCGGATGTACTCGACGCGGGCCATCGCCTCGTCCTCCTGATGCAGCAGCAGGGCGTAGTCGACGAGGTCGAACAGCTCCATCGGGCCATAGGCGCCCACCGTCAAGGCCAGGGCGTCGGGCCTGCGCGTGGCCAGGAGCGCCATGGCCCGCTCGTAGTTCCCCTCCGATGCGTCGATCATGACGATGACGGAGTCGAGCAGTGCGCGCAGCCAGAAGGCGCGGCGCAGCACCGGCTCGGTGAGCAGCCGGTCCGCCCGGGTGCGCGCGTGGTGCTGTTCGCCGCGGAACGCCTCGCCGAAGGCCAGCATGACCTCCGCGCCCACTCGCAGCAGCGGCGCCGATACCGTGTGGGCTGCTGCCTCCAGGACCACGGCAGCCGCAGCCTGCAGCTCGTCCCACTGATGCGTGTGCGCGAGCAGGCTTCCCAGGTATGTGGCGTCGAGGATACGCACGAGCCGGTTGGCCACCTGCCCACTGCCCGCGGCAGAGGGCAGGAACGCGCCCACCCGCAGAGCGCGGTGCGTGCGGAGGATCCGCGCCACGCTGGCGGCCAGCTGCACCCATCCGCGCCCGTCCGCGCCGGGTGGGCACACCACCTGCACCTCGGCGTCGTACGGCGCCGTCATGAGGGAGGCGATCCCGACGATCTCCGGATGCAGCGACGCCGGGGTCGCTGCGGTCAGCCGCACGAACTCGCCCCACGCGTCGACGTCGGCCGCGAGCAGGTTGATGAGCGCGTAGGCGGCGAGCGCCTCGCCGATGGTGTCGGGAGTGAGAGCGTCGCCCCGCAGGCGCGCGAGGATCGTCGTGCGCGCGGCGGCCGGATCGCTCTCGGGCAGCGCCTGGCGCAGAGCTCGCGCGGGCGCGCTCTCGCGCAGGAGCACGCGGGTGTCGGTGTCCGTGAAG from Microbacterium sp. zg-Y625 includes these protein-coding regions:
- a CDS encoding carbohydrate ABC transporter permease, whose translation is MTLTTPPTVAAAAAKVRATPPTRKERGRRGGSRREAVTGWLFLAPFAILFVVVFVVPIVVSIRASMFSEVPSGEGLYGGGELVETFVGFDNFAIAIANQTFWAGMGRVVLYGLVQIPVMTIAALGLALLLDSFIVRRPGFFRLAFFLPYAIPGVIAAMMWLYLYTPEVSPFMPYLPEGTDFMAPGTILFSMGNMTTWTYTGYNMLIFLAALQAAPRELYEAARIDGASGWQIAVKIKVPLVRGAALLAVLLSIIGTIQLFNEPTVMESQNPWMGKGYTPMMLTYNSLLGAASPSGTGIASAYSLLMAVIAGVLAIVYALLQRRKGGNS
- a CDS encoding YihY/virulence factor BrkB family protein, which codes for MSQQQNTRTDAPHPDKADKPDKPTEISKRSWKYVLGKTIREFTADGCVDAAAGLTYYAVLAIFPALIAIFSLLGVVGQSGAAADAVLGIVEDVAPGGTADALRGPVEQLSAAPGAGLALIIGILVALWSASGYVGAFSRAMNRIYEIEEGRPFWKLRPMQLVVTIIAVVSLTLVAIGLVLSGDVADAVGGALGLGEGVRLAWDIAKWPVLLLIVVFLVAVLYYATPNAKQPKFRWVSMGALLAIVVLALGTLGFGLYVANFSNYDRTYGSLAGVIIFLLWLWIANLALLFGAEFDAELERGRQLQGGIAAEENIQLPARDTRKSDKRAEKEREDVAEGRRIRLEHEGDGRG
- a CDS encoding carbohydrate ABC transporter permease, with translation MTTAIRTGRRRAREVEVDLPPKNALPTLRGKIAGITALVVAAIYFLGPVYWLLIAATKNNRDLTSTFGFWFAEWNLGANYDSLMSWTQGMFWRWVGNSIFYSVTAGVIGTLFAVMAGYAIAKFSFPGKKIAVGAIMAGLLMPVALLTVPLYLEFHALGLVDTVWAIIIPSAVSPFGVFLGMVYAQSVPTELLEAARIDGAGEIRIFFTIVMRLLAPAMVTIFLFVFVATWNNFLLPLLMVSSQELKPVTLGLFGMMSYFSPDKGAVMLGALLGVVPLIVLFFTLQRYLRSGLAAGAVKG
- a CDS encoding beta-N-acetylhexosaminidase, which gives rise to MLTIVPRPRTLRMSPDEEALTLGTTPGIAAAGAARPVAELLAASLRGRGAAPSVVDADDAAVIVLELTGPDGSRGASDDHIADESYTLDITSAAITVSAPERAGLFRGTQTLLQLLPVDLAASAQLPVLHVDDAPRFGYRGVMLDVVRHFFPVADVLKLIDALALLKINVLHLHLTDDQGWRIQIDSWPDLTAVGAAGAVGDAPGGFYTKDDLGRIIAYAAERFITSVPEIDLPGHTNAALHAYPELNADGVAREAYHGIEVGFSSLSASPERAEVTDRFLRDVLGEVAALTPGPWLHVGGDESWSTSAEDYRDLVRRITAAAAATGKRVIGWHEIGSCDDLPAGTVAQYWSYLQPVAPAADQVRAVVAHGGQVIMSPADVAYLDIRYPEDLPTPGGYALGLDWADGPTSFAAAYGWEPTAIVEGLAESDILGVESPLWTETALTIADVEHLAFPRAAALAEVGWSAAGDRDPAEFAERVASLGPGWDATGIRYARLSEVPWRG
- a CDS encoding ABC transporter substrate-binding protein gives rise to the protein MNANIHLIDGDGERMISQLPPMEATPLDIGAASSKGSDHMTSKFRAGRPVAVTALAALSAVALAACSSGGTGTGTTAGSSDDVVELSYIHRLPDGEGMTAVADIVERWNAENPGIQVSATKFDGAASDLILKLETDVKAGNGPCLAQVGYSEVPQLFVKGLLEDVAEHAGDYKDDFGAGAYAMMTVGDAVVGLPQDTGPLVYYYNQAELENLGLTVPTTIEELSASAAVAADAGKYLAAFTPDEGLNWLSAQSAAAGDAWFDTSGDAWSVDVEGAGSQRVAGFWQGLIDGQDALVTERWGEGFTQAVNNSTLIGHIGAAWEAGFMLDSLDGTPAEGQWRVAQLPDFGAGELSGPDGGSGVAVLSGCEHPAEAMAFNGWFNTQIDDLASQGLVVAANGTPETSEKMLRQFGGQDVLAELATASARMNPEFVYAPGFASLTTMNETASAVASGGATVADIFTTGQNDAVAALNDLGLPVAD
- a CDS encoding helix-turn-helix domain-containing protein, with amino-acid sequence MHTNDQLPSGSLMDRFVADFQLLRLTAGDVSYAQIAERVRRLREARGMSEAAAYVGRSTVYDAFRAGRRRINARLVADIATVLGEDAERAAYWRDYCVRARAEEVGPATPATPASPPEAEPAPAPAQPVPAPRDEAAIPPVASRPVVRSFLLASTLIVALGVAANMAGSIFVRTLGLPLYLDMVGTAIVSVALGPWYGVAVAILTHGLFALFEWTLVGIPFTVVNIAGALVWGYGVRQWRMGRSPSRVLVLSLLVGVCCTLVATLLIMLVYGGFSINAGARTLSGNLVAIGHQFWAAVFSSNIITSLMDKLISGFIALALLPLLVRHLAADLRLTRDP
- a CDS encoding DUF7882 family protein codes for the protein MGMLYYGTADSPVHIDDVLLAHLKVVMLTKLRRGESFTVAWPHDEHSPSGRTTLWIAPSIALRFLFDSPEPAALDPRRIRDLADQVSRTGSLSLPALFTPAVGAGYAQRSVPARHPRQGTSLSRA
- a CDS encoding NAD(P)/FAD-dependent oxidoreductase, translating into MTKAARTARAAHRVVVIGGGNAGLSAAGRLRRAGVRQVTVVEPRGTHIFAPLQSHIAGGRARVADAVRPQAKVTPRGVRWVQDSATAIDTERHVVQVAGGAELPYDDLVICPGIRMLWDAVPGLAEAMQTEAGISNYDLDLARKASPALRDVTGGTVVFVQSPSPASCAAAAQKPMYLACDWWRDRGVLADIRVVFVTPEPELFHVAEVDAELRRKVAEYGIEVRRGTDLASVDAGARTVTLAHGGREEVLGYDLLHAEPPQGPPAWLETSGLTDARGYVDIDPETLRSRRVPTVWSLGDAAETQTPRSGGAIRTQSTVLVDNLLAALEGRPLPARYDGYSVCPFTVSRDTVVFAEFDRDGDPEPTLPWWKGSMRESRLTWILDRYVLPWVYWNLIVKGRA